One segment of Danaus plexippus chromosome 18 unlocalized genomic scaffold, MEX_DaPlex mxdp_35, whole genome shotgun sequence DNA contains the following:
- the LOC116773211 gene encoding uncharacterized protein LOC116773211, with amino-acid sequence MADIKSEDLFLNRAKFVMKLLGVWVPCSDETKFHKFYRFFMMTLQYLFLFFQIIYIVQVWGDLEAVSQASYLLFTQASLCFKVTVFQVNVKSLRELLKRMNDKIFLPQSFKQNRILSLQAKRIKRLLLAFMISSQTTCGLWALKPLFDDPGSRKFPFDMWMPVTPQSSPHYEFGYAFQLLTICMSAYMYFGVDSVALSMVIFACGQIDIIKDKILKINSIRKESGDEMSRRIVASDNNKKLIECIRQHQAVVLFKELLENTYHTYLLFQLVGSVGLICMSALRILVVEWRSIQFFSIVTYLSVMISQLFVCCWCGHELTATSEDLHTVFYRSTWYEQDVRFQRCLCFAMMRLGQPLVLRAGHYIPLSRQTFVSILRMSYSYFAVLNQTCNFFYVHPFNMADSVVKIFLSRPRKVLTFMGIWLSSNNYVILRDLYKSLIMSTQYSFLLFEIFYVFVVWGDIDEMSEASYLLFTQTSVCYKASVFIINKKNLIVLLVSMKAKIFEPQSSIHYGILYRNARVVKNLCAVFLMSAITTCSLWTIMPLFDAAETRFFPFKIWMPVDPRDSPQYELGYIYQVMSIYISALLFVAVDNITLGMIMFGCAQLEIVIDKIKQLKNASSKHNKERRKLIRENNKLLDECIKQHQSVIRFIETLENTYHANIFFQLTATVGIICIIGLRISIVEPRSVQFFSMLNYMVTMLSQLFLYCWCGSHLTTKSEELREWLYQCPWYNQDPRFRKSVLIAMERMKRPIIFKAGHYIPLSRPTFVSVLRLSYSYFAVLNQAKNK; translated from the exons ATGGCGGACATAAAATCTGAAGATCTTTTTTTGAATAGGGCGAAATTCGTCATGAAATTGCTAGGCGTCTGGGTGCCGTGCTCTGACGAAACAAAGTTTCATaagttttatagatttttcatGATGACTCTACAGTACTTATTTCTCTTTTTCCAGATTATCTATATAGTACAAGTTTGGGGTGATCTGGAGGCTGTTTCGCAGGCCTCGTACCTGCTTTTCACGCAAGCCTCTCTCTGTTTTAAGGTGACAGTTTTTCAAGTTAATGTGAAATCACTGCGGGAGCTGTTGAAACGAATGAACGACAAGATATTCTTACCGCAGTCGTTTAAACAAAACAG aaTATTAAGTCTACAAGCAAAAAGAATCAAGAGGTTGCTTCTAGCATTCATGATAAGCTCTCAGACTACATGCGGTTTATGGGCCTTGAAGCCTTTGTTCGATGACCCTGGAAGCCGAAAGTTTCCTTTTGACATGTG GATGCCAGTAACACCTCAATCTTCACCACACTATGAGTTTGGCTATGCTTTCCAACTCCTGACCATATGTATGAGCGCATACATGTACTTCGGAGTCGACAGCGTTGCTCTTTCCATGGTCATATTTGCATGTGGTCAAATTGACATTATAAaggacaaaattttaaaa ATAAATTCAATAAGAAAAGAATCAGGTGATGAAATGAGTCGAAGAATCGTTGCTTctgataacaataaaaagcTGATAGAATGTATCAGACAGCACCAGGCAGTGGTTCT TTTCAAGGAACTGTTGGAGAACACGTATCATACGTATCTGTTGTTTCAACTAGTGGGTAGTGTTGGATTGATCTGTATGTCGGCACTGCGCATCTTAGTG GTTGAATGGAGGAGCATACAATTCTTTTCCATCGTGACTTACTTGTCGGTCATGATAAGCCAGCTGTTCGTGTGTTGCTGGTGCGGCCACGAACTTACTGCTACA aGCGAGGACCTCCATACGGTTTTCTACAGGAGCACGTGGTACGAACAGGACGTGAGATTCCAACGATGCCTGTGCTTTGCCATGATGCGTTTGGGTCAACCTCTAGTACTACGAGCCGGTCATTACATACCCCTGTCCAGACAGACCTTCGTCTCT ATCCTGCGCATGTCCTATTCTTATTTTGCagttttaaatcaaac ttgtaattttttttatgttcatccATTTAACATGGCAGATAGTgttgtcaaaatatttctcaGCCGGCCAAGGAAAGTCCTCACTTTCATGGGAATATGGTTATCGTCAAATAATTATGTCATCCTACGCGACCTGTATAAATCTTTGATCATGTCCACACAGTACTCATTTCTATTGTTCgaaatattttacgttttcGTCGTGTGGGGAGATATTGACGAAATGTCTGAAGCTTCCTACTTACTTTTCACGCAAACCTCAGTCTGTTATAAAGCATccgttttcattattaacaaGAAAAATCTTATTGTATTACTCGTTTCCATGAAGGCGAAGATATTCGAACCGCAATCCTCTATTCATTATGG TATACTATACAGGAACGCTCGGGTAGTTAAAAACTTATGTGCGGTATTTTTGATGAGCGCTATTACAACTTGCTCTTTGTGGACCATTATGCCGTTATTCGACGCGGCCGAGACGAGATTCTTCCCATTCAAAATATG GATGCCGGTAGACCCTCGCGATTCACCACAATACGAATTAGGATATATTTATCAAGTGATGAGTATCTATATTAGCGCTCTGCTGTTCGTCGCCGTGGACAACATTACTTTAGGGATGATAATGTTCGGATGTGCACAGTTAGAGATTGTTatcgataaaattaaacag TTAAAGAATGCTTCGTCTAAACATAATAAGGAACGTAGAAAGTTAATACGCGAGAATAACAAGCTGTTGGACGAATGCATCAAACAGCATCAGTCTGTTATAAG ATTCATAGAAACACTTGAGAACACTTATCacgctaatatatttttccaattgACCGCAACCGTTGGTATCATTTGTATTATTGGACTGCGTATATCTATT GTAGAACCGAGGAGCgtgcaatttttttctatgttgAATTACATGGTGACTATGCTGTCTCAGCTGTTTCTGTACTGCTGGTGTGGAAGTCATCTCACCACCAAG AGTGAAGAGTTGCGAGAATGGTTATATCAATGTCCGTGGTACAACCAAGACCCCAGGTTCAGGAAGTCCGTGCTCATCGCCATGGAAAGGATGAAGAGACCCATTATATTCAAAGCCGGTCATTACATACCACTCTCCAGACCCACGTTCGTTTCG GTGCTACGATTATCGTACTCCTATTTCGCTGTTCTGAATCAAGCTAAGAACAAGTGA